A genome region from Sulfurovum sp. TSL6 includes the following:
- the dcd gene encoding dCTP deaminase: MGLKSDKWIREKSLNEEMITPFCEGLVGEGVVSYGLSSYGYDIRVTDEFKIFTNINAEVVDPKDFNENNVVDFKGDVCIVPPNSFALARTVEYFKMPSDTLAICLGKSTYARCGIIVNVTPFEPGFEGHITIEISNTTPLPAKIYANEGIAQVLFLEGDEQCETTYRDRAGKYQSQTGITLPRILKNK, from the coding sequence ATGGGACTAAAATCCGATAAATGGATACGCGAGAAATCACTGAACGAAGAGATGATAACCCCTTTTTGTGAAGGACTGGTAGGAGAAGGAGTGGTCAGTTACGGGCTAAGCTCATACGGCTATGATATTCGAGTTACGGATGAATTTAAGATCTTTACGAACATCAACGCTGAAGTGGTGGATCCAAAAGACTTTAATGAAAACAATGTCGTGGACTTCAAAGGGGATGTCTGTATCGTGCCTCCTAACTCTTTTGCCCTTGCAAGAACCGTTGAGTACTTTAAAATGCCGAGTGATACTTTGGCTATCTGTCTAGGAAAAAGTACCTATGCGCGTTGTGGTATCATTGTGAATGTCACACCATTCGAGCCCGGATTTGAAGGGCATATCACGATAGAGATCTCCAACACTACACCTCTTCCTGCAAAGATCTACGCGAATGAAGGCATCGCACAGGTACTCTTCTTAGAGGGAGATGAGCAGTGCGAAACAACGTATCGTGACAGAGCGGGGAAATACCAGAGTCAAACAGGTATCACCCTCCCCAGAATCCTTAAAAACAAATAA
- a CDS encoding peptidyl-prolyl cis-trans isomerase produces the protein MKKLVLLGFITLLTLSHAKMVDAIAIIVEGEPITTAEIRAVQRQMQVSKEQATDLLIQDRLQKSAMKDVQIAEADIDEKIAAIAAQNNLTVPKMQKILKEQGTTWNNYRSSVKEAMKKEKFFQQNVVSSIPTPSEDELKLFYKNHQGEFTIPASVNLIEYSAPSEESMKKFLQTKNTKGIKSRSVTKSTKDLNPALLGSILQTQDGSFTRPFNAGDRYISYKVLSKKGKVNMPFEAAQGAVAAKWRQQQQNKALKDYFEKIKTNADIQILR, from the coding sequence ATGAAAAAACTTGTTCTACTTGGATTTATTACTTTACTGACACTCTCACACGCTAAAATGGTAGATGCTATTGCCATTATCGTTGAGGGGGAGCCTATTACCACTGCAGAGATACGTGCAGTACAAAGACAAATGCAGGTTTCTAAGGAACAAGCCACTGATCTTCTTATCCAGGACCGATTGCAAAAATCGGCAATGAAAGATGTGCAGATCGCTGAGGCAGACATCGATGAAAAAATAGCAGCGATTGCAGCACAAAACAACCTTACTGTTCCTAAAATGCAAAAGATCCTGAAAGAACAGGGGACCACATGGAATAACTATCGTTCAAGTGTCAAAGAGGCGATGAAAAAAGAGAAGTTCTTTCAGCAAAATGTGGTCAGTTCTATCCCCACTCCAAGTGAAGACGAACTCAAGCTTTTTTACAAAAATCACCAAGGTGAATTTACCATTCCTGCCTCTGTCAATCTGATTGAATACTCTGCACCATCTGAAGAGAGCATGAAGAAATTTCTTCAAACAAAAAACACCAAAGGTATTAAAAGCCGTTCTGTGACCAAGTCGACAAAAGACCTAAACCCTGCGTTACTTGGCAGCATTTTACAAACACAAGATGGTTCATTTACGCGCCCTTTTAATGCAGGAGACCGATATATAAGCTATAAGGTTCTTTCCAAAAAAGGCAAGGTAAACATGCCTTTTGAAGCAGCCCAAGGTGCCGTTGCTGCAAAATGGAGACAGCAACAGCAAAATAAAGCGCTTAAAGACTATTTTGAAAAGATCAAAACAAACGCTGATATACAAATACTCAGATAA
- a CDS encoding Gfo/Idh/MocA family protein: protein MESVVSKKNFALIGAAGYIAPRHMKAIKETGNNLVAALDPYDGIGIIDSHFPEADFFTEFERFDRFVDKWRRNTGKKIDYVSICSPNYLHDSHIRFALKSGADAICEKPLVLNPWNIDQLKIIEEETGQKVYNILQLRLHPSIIALKEKVQKELAENPDKTYDIDLTYLTSRGKWYFISWKGNEAKSGGIASNIGVHFYDMLCWIFGDIEENIVHLKTADTNAGFFKLKNANVRWFLSVNYDYIPEEVKAQGQRTYRSITVDGEEIEFSGGFTDLHTRSYEEILKGNGFGLDEAYGSINTVSTIRNLAPVGLKGEYHPFCKKVIG, encoded by the coding sequence ATGGAGAGTGTAGTGAGTAAAAAGAATTTTGCACTTATAGGAGCAGCAGGGTACATTGCCCCAAGGCATATGAAGGCTATTAAAGAAACAGGTAATAATCTTGTTGCGGCACTTGACCCCTATGACGGCATAGGTATTATAGACAGTCATTTTCCTGAGGCAGATTTCTTTACAGAGTTTGAACGTTTTGATAGATTTGTAGATAAATGGCGACGAAATACAGGTAAAAAAATAGATTATGTGTCAATCTGTTCTCCTAACTATTTACATGATTCCCATATACGATTTGCCCTCAAAAGTGGCGCGGATGCTATTTGTGAAAAACCGCTTGTACTAAACCCATGGAATATCGATCAATTAAAAATCATTGAAGAAGAAACCGGTCAAAAAGTTTATAATATACTACAGCTCAGACTGCATCCTTCCATCATCGCACTGAAAGAAAAGGTACAAAAAGAGTTGGCAGAGAACCCTGATAAAACCTATGATATTGATTTGACCTATCTGACTTCTAGAGGTAAATGGTATTTCATTTCATGGAAAGGGAATGAAGCAAAGTCAGGAGGGATCGCATCAAATATCGGTGTACACTTCTATGACATGTTGTGTTGGATCTTTGGTGATATTGAAGAGAATATCGTACATCTTAAAACAGCTGATACGAATGCAGGCTTTTTCAAATTGAAAAATGCTAATGTAAGATGGTTCTTGTCAGTCAATTATGACTATATCCCTGAAGAGGTAAAAGCACAGGGGCAGAGAACCTATAGAAGTATTACTGTAGATGGAGAAGAGATAGAATTCTCTGGAGGATTTACGGATCTCCATACAAGATCATATGAAGAGATACTTAAAGGTAATGGCTTTGGGCTGGATGAAGCTTATGGTTCTATCAACACTGTTTCAACCATACGAAATCTTGCCCCTGTAGGGCTTAAAGGTGAGTACCATCCCTTCTGTAAAAAGGTAATTGGCTAA
- a CDS encoding acyltransferase encodes MAEFFVHESSYVDEHVNIGDNTRIWHFSHILSHTTIGTDCSFGQNCVVGPKVTVGNGVKVQNNVSLYEGVEVENDVFLGPSMVFTNVINPRAFIQRKEEFKKTLLKKGCSIGANATIVCGITIGEYALIGSGAVVNRDVKPYALMVGVPAKQIGWVGISGNTLVFHNNTAEDEFAQYEIIEENLQVSKK; translated from the coding sequence ATGGCAGAATTTTTTGTCCATGAGAGTAGCTATGTTGATGAACATGTAAACATAGGAGATAATACCCGAATCTGGCACTTCTCGCATATTCTTTCACATACTACTATCGGTACAGACTGCTCGTTTGGACAAAACTGTGTAGTAGGGCCCAAAGTCACAGTAGGTAATGGTGTTAAAGTACAGAACAATGTTTCCCTCTATGAAGGAGTTGAAGTAGAGAATGATGTCTTTCTTGGGCCCTCTATGGTTTTTACCAATGTGATCAATCCAAGAGCCTTTATACAGAGAAAAGAAGAGTTTAAAAAGACACTCCTTAAAAAAGGATGTTCTATTGGAGCAAATGCAACCATTGTGTGTGGTATTACTATCGGTGAATATGCACTTATAGGTTCTGGTGCTGTGGTGAACAGAGATGTAAAACCTTATGCCCTTATGGTCGGGGTTCCTGCTAAACAGATAGGGTGGGTAGGTATTTCTGGAAATACATTGGTATTTCATAATAATACTGCAGAAGATGAATTCGCACAGTATGAAATAATCGAAGAAAATTTACAAGTGAGTAAAAAGTGA
- a CDS encoding DegT/DnrJ/EryC1/StrS aminotransferase family protein — MNIDFAKLQYQYQLYKTEIDEAIQSVLDKSNYIMGEEITQLETSLQEFTGAKHAITCSSGTDALLLAMMALDIQPEDEIITTPFTFIATSETIAFLKAKPVFVDIDERTYNIDPSKIEEKITHKTKAIIPVSLYGQPADMDVIQAIAGKHGLKVIIDGAQSFGSTYKGKTDSNLGDISTTSFFPAKPLGCFGDGGAVFTNDDTLAEKMKSLRVHGQSKRYHHQYIGMGGRMDTIQAAVLNVKIKYYEKDLALRQEVAKRYAKALEGKNMILPFVEKDVTSAWAQYSVRVQNRDEVQIKLKEHGIPTAVHYPMPVHLQECFEYLGYKKGDFPISEQVSNEIMSLPMNPYLTDEEIVYTVNSI; from the coding sequence GTGAATATAGATTTCGCAAAACTACAATACCAGTACCAACTCTATAAAACTGAGATAGATGAGGCGATACAATCGGTACTAGATAAGTCAAACTATATTATGGGAGAAGAGATAACCCAACTTGAAACTTCTTTGCAAGAGTTTACGGGGGCAAAACATGCTATTACCTGCTCCTCAGGAACAGATGCTTTATTACTTGCCATGATGGCACTGGATATTCAGCCAGAGGATGAGATCATCACAACACCTTTTACTTTCATCGCTACATCAGAGACCATTGCTTTTTTAAAAGCAAAACCGGTCTTTGTGGATATAGATGAGAGAACCTATAATATAGATCCTTCTAAAATAGAAGAAAAGATTACACATAAAACCAAAGCGATCATCCCTGTTTCACTATATGGGCAACCAGCGGATATGGATGTTATTCAAGCCATAGCAGGTAAACATGGTCTTAAAGTCATCATCGATGGTGCGCAAAGTTTCGGAAGTACTTATAAAGGTAAGACAGACAGCAACTTAGGAGATATTTCAACGACAAGTTTTTTCCCGGCTAAACCACTTGGGTGCTTTGGTGACGGAGGTGCAGTCTTTACCAATGATGATACACTAGCAGAAAAGATGAAGTCACTAAGAGTACACGGGCAGTCCAAAAGATACCATCATCAGTATATCGGTATGGGTGGAAGAATGGATACCATTCAGGCAGCAGTACTGAATGTAAAGATCAAGTATTATGAAAAAGATCTTGCTTTGCGTCAAGAAGTTGCGAAGAGATATGCTAAAGCTTTAGAAGGTAAAAATATGATTTTACCTTTTGTGGAGAAAGATGTTACTTCAGCATGGGCACAGTATTCTGTACGGGTTCAGAATCGTGATGAAGTGCAAATAAAACTCAAAGAACACGGTATCCCTACAGCTGTGCATTATCCTATGCCTGTACATTTGCAGGAGTGTTTTGAGTATTTGGGATATAAAAAGGGTGACTTTCCTATATCTGAACAAGTTTCTAATGAGATTATGAGCTTACCTATGAATCCTTACTTGACAGATGAAGAAATAGTATATACTGTTAATAGCATATGA
- a CDS encoding lipopolysaccharide biosynthesis protein, which produces MIKKLKPKSEFSRNVLTLMTGTTIAQAIPIAISPILTRIYTPEDFGVFALFMAITGLFSVVASGRYELALMIPKEDEDAINIFALGMTIVLFLALFLLTLVVLFNKSLTSILNNDEIGYWLYFVPIALFFTGLFNMLSYYNNRKKNYKNIANATIIKSIVSAIIQLSIGFVKAGVTGLISGHIVSTLFANTRLFKNIIKDKILLSKISKNKMITLTKHYKNFPKYQAPHAMLNTFSSNIPIYMFTPFFNLTVVGFYSLSTRIVFAPMMILAGASAKVYNQKVMQIHNEHGNSYGFTVRLLKSLLKKISIPFLIIIVFAPDIFAFVFGEVWREAGVYTQVLSPWLGMVIFTSTISFIPSLLNLQRKALFLEIVYTILRVIAISIGLYYQNVFIALICYSIVGFLMLNYNIWWMLSSLKKVN; this is translated from the coding sequence ATGATCAAAAAATTAAAACCAAAATCTGAATTCAGTAGAAATGTACTAACCCTTATGACAGGCACTACCATAGCACAAGCTATACCTATAGCTATAAGTCCAATACTTACGAGGATATATACGCCAGAAGACTTTGGAGTATTTGCATTGTTTATGGCAATTACTGGATTGTTTTCTGTTGTTGCAAGTGGACGATATGAACTTGCTTTGATGATTCCGAAAGAAGATGAAGATGCAATTAATATATTTGCACTAGGTATGACTATTGTTTTGTTCTTAGCATTGTTTCTTTTGACTTTAGTAGTTTTATTCAATAAGTCCTTAACAAGTATACTAAATAATGATGAGATTGGATATTGGCTTTATTTTGTACCTATAGCTTTATTTTTTACAGGGCTATTTAATATGCTCAGTTATTATAATAACAGAAAGAAAAATTATAAAAATATTGCAAATGCAACTATCATTAAATCTATTGTCTCGGCCATAATTCAACTCAGTATTGGGTTTGTAAAGGCTGGAGTTACTGGTTTAATAAGTGGACACATTGTTTCGACATTGTTTGCTAATACACGTTTGTTTAAAAATATTATTAAAGATAAAATACTGCTATCTAAAATATCTAAAAACAAAATGATAACTCTCACAAAACACTATAAAAACTTCCCAAAATATCAAGCGCCTCATGCGATGTTAAATACTTTTTCATCCAACATACCGATTTATATGTTTACCCCATTTTTTAATCTAACTGTTGTTGGATTTTATTCATTAAGTACAAGAATTGTATTTGCACCCATGATGATATTGGCAGGGGCAAGTGCAAAAGTATATAATCAAAAGGTTATGCAGATACATAATGAACATGGCAATAGTTATGGCTTTACTGTAAGACTGTTAAAATCTCTATTAAAAAAGATTAGTATACCATTTTTGATAATTATTGTTTTTGCCCCTGATATTTTTGCTTTTGTATTTGGTGAAGTGTGGAGAGAAGCAGGTGTCTATACACAGGTTTTATCTCCATGGTTGGGGATGGTTATTTTTACATCAACTATTTCTTTTATCCCAAGCTTGTTAAATTTACAAAGAAAAGCATTGTTTTTAGAAATAGTTTATACTATATTAAGAGTTATTGCTATAAGTATTGGATTGTATTATCAAAATGTTTTTATTGCGTTAATATGTTATTCCATAGTTGGATTTTTAATGTTAAACTATAATATATGGTGGATGCTTAGTTCACTAAAAAAGGTAAATTAA
- a CDS encoding asparagine synthase-related protein has translation MAGLYGVISTKKQDIKEIYTNFFSSTLDNTINEEFKYKNFIYGRSVIDKFLNDRVLYEDETIIIGFEGVFYNKVTKKSYETIIQWYHNDGIDFVQNIRGQFCGFIYDKNIDKLYIFNDSLSTKPLYIYKNNDVFMFASELKVITKLLSQLSIEKIWDHDAVYSMLTVGHMLNDLTYEKNTKKLNYATIFEIDKHFNMEERQYFNFCKKENFDLSKEQIIEKIDELLISSVKECWAKDDEYNYKHYTFLSGGLDSRVNLFLAKEQGYMDVLTMTFSQSGSSDEKIAQEIASKEGFKHFFYALDNGKFLEKEIERYIEANDGLTIFNGAAAGYDYLSSINHTDFGALHTGQIGDLLFGSYVKKYFTVDNSAISDQTQLVQEITFFEDYAIKYKNNSELFGYEQRVINGTLNGDRTATHFTDMLSPFYNRSLMEFCLTIPDVFKKDEAIYLDWFNNKHKQISNYKWDSAGVKPKSIILVKYAKQFKRYKNAFLRRVGLKVDNMNPFDMWLRNNKKILKNLDVLYFTHINDIEDINLQKLLKNMYNCDIKHNHYGSNNKFLVITVLLSYKLHMKG, from the coding sequence ATGGCTGGTCTATATGGTGTCATTTCGACTAAAAAACAAGATATAAAAGAAATATATACAAATTTTTTTAGCTCCACTTTAGATAATACAATAAATGAAGAGTTTAAATATAAAAATTTTATTTACGGGCGAAGTGTTATAGACAAATTTTTAAATGATAGAGTGTTGTATGAAGATGAGACTATCATTATAGGCTTTGAAGGGGTTTTTTATAACAAAGTAACTAAAAAAAGTTATGAAACAATTATTCAATGGTATCACAATGATGGCATAGATTTTGTTCAAAATATTCGAGGACAGTTTTGTGGGTTTATTTATGATAAAAATATAGATAAACTATATATTTTTAATGATTCTCTTTCAACAAAACCACTCTATATTTATAAAAATAATGATGTTTTTATGTTTGCTTCAGAATTAAAAGTAATTACAAAATTATTATCACAATTAAGTATTGAAAAAATTTGGGATCATGATGCTGTTTACTCGATGCTTACTGTTGGACATATGCTAAATGATTTAACATATGAAAAAAATACAAAAAAATTAAATTATGCAACTATTTTTGAAATAGATAAACATTTTAATATGGAAGAAAGACAATACTTTAATTTTTGTAAAAAAGAGAACTTTGATTTATCTAAAGAACAAATCATTGAGAAAATAGACGAGTTACTGATATCTAGCGTAAAAGAGTGTTGGGCAAAAGATGATGAATACAATTATAAACATTATACTTTTTTAAGTGGAGGCCTTGATAGTAGGGTAAATCTTTTTTTAGCAAAAGAGCAGGGATATATGGATGTTTTAACAATGACCTTTTCACAATCAGGAAGTAGCGATGAAAAAATAGCCCAAGAGATTGCTAGTAAAGAGGGCTTTAAACATTTTTTCTATGCTCTTGATAATGGTAAGTTTTTAGAGAAAGAGATAGAGAGATATATAGAAGCAAATGACGGTTTGACAATTTTTAATGGGGCAGCTGCTGGTTACGATTATTTGTCTTCAATAAATCACACTGACTTTGGTGCTTTGCATACAGGACAGATTGGTGATTTATTATTTGGCTCATATGTTAAAAAATATTTTACAGTTGATAATAGTGCTATAAGTGACCAAACACAACTTGTACAAGAGATAACATTTTTTGAAGACTATGCAATTAAGTACAAAAATAATTCTGAATTATTTGGCTATGAGCAGAGAGTAATTAATGGTACTTTAAATGGGGATAGAACAGCTACACATTTTACAGATATGCTTTCACCGTTTTATAATAGGAGTCTCATGGAATTTTGTTTGACAATACCAGATGTATTTAAAAAGGATGAAGCAATTTATTTAGATTGGTTTAATAACAAACATAAACAGATATCAAATTATAAATGGGATAGTGCAGGAGTAAAACCAAAAAGTATAATATTGGTGAAATATGCAAAACAATTCAAACGATATAAAAATGCTTTTTTAAGAAGAGTAGGATTAAAAGTTGATAATATGAATCCTTTTGATATGTGGTTAAGAAATAACAAAAAGATATTGAAAAATCTAGATGTTTTGTATTTTACTCATATTAATGATATTGAAGATATCAATTTACAAAAACTGCTAAAGAATATGTATAATTGTGATATCAAACATAACCATTATGGGAGTAATAATAAATTTTTAGTTATTACTGTATTGTTATCATATAAATTGCATATGAAAGGTTAA
- a CDS encoding DapH/DapD/GlmU-related protein, which produces MNFAKKILNILNFKYLTLFYKTIKLKKGVTIDYRCEIEQKNNISIGKRSILYKCITIYKSKEGYLRIGDFSHIAPYGYILIEKQNLTIGNNVAIGPNCSIFCSTNSIPENKGILFKDSYNKGDITIGNNVFIGANCVILPNTIIDDNVVIGANSVVKGKLKSGFMYGGNAAKMIKRIFND; this is translated from the coding sequence TTGAACTTTGCAAAAAAAATACTGAATATATTAAACTTTAAATATTTAACTTTATTTTATAAAACTATAAAATTAAAAAAAGGCGTTACCATAGATTATCGATGCGAAATAGAACAAAAAAACAATATTTCCATTGGTAAGAGGAGTATATTATACAAATGTATTACTATTTATAAAAGTAAAGAAGGATATTTGAGGATAGGTGATTTTTCGCATATAGCACCATATGGGTATATTTTAATAGAAAAACAAAACTTGACTATAGGTAATAACGTTGCTATCGGACCAAATTGTTCTATATTTTGTAGTACAAACAGTATCCCTGAAAATAAAGGGATACTGTTTAAAGATAGTTACAATAAAGGGGATATTACTATTGGAAACAATGTGTTTATTGGTGCAAATTGTGTTATTTTGCCCAATACAATAATTGATGACAATGTTGTAATAGGTGCGAACTCTGTAGTTAAAGGAAAATTGAAAAGTGGGTTTATGTACGGTGGGAATGCGGCAAAAATGATAAAAAGAATATTTAATGACTAA
- a CDS encoding glycosyltransferase: protein MTKKLLVVGNSSIHIFNFIELVKDYFDDVLLLTDRKNESWNIDTIEVDFGLRINGFKNYKNLKKIINDFNPSTVHIHQVNIPALLTLLALKGNNTQTVLTAWGSDILLTPKKSIFLKWIVKYILNSVDIITADSDTVLLEANKLTNKKLNTYNINFGIEIPYCTMYKENIIYSNRLHKELYNIDKIILSFHKFLKLDPSWKLVIAGNGEDSGKLKNLVKTLNITNSVEFIGWVDTKTNFEYYCKSKIYASIPNSDSISISLVESIASNCIVFVSDLPANREIVTSDIGFIVKDLENIDFALFKTINNQYYQDRRDIIIKQFSKEHNKSLYISLYENSNL, encoded by the coding sequence ATGACTAAAAAGCTCTTAGTTGTTGGAAACAGCAGTATACACATATTTAATTTTATAGAGCTGGTAAAAGATTATTTTGATGATGTGTTACTATTGACAGATAGAAAAAATGAGTCGTGGAATATAGATACAATAGAAGTGGATTTTGGATTAAGAATAAATGGTTTTAAAAACTATAAAAATTTAAAGAAAATAATTAATGATTTTAATCCAAGTACTGTACACATTCATCAAGTCAATATTCCAGCACTTTTAACACTTTTGGCACTAAAAGGCAATAATACACAGACAGTATTAACGGCATGGGGAAGTGATATTCTTTTAACACCTAAAAAAAGTATATTTTTAAAATGGATAGTAAAATATATACTAAATAGTGTTGATATTATTACTGCTGATTCAGATACTGTTTTATTGGAAGCAAATAAATTGACAAATAAAAAGTTAAATACTTATAACATAAATTTTGGTATTGAAATACCCTATTGTACAATGTATAAAGAAAATATTATTTATTCAAATAGACTGCATAAAGAATTATATAATATTGATAAAATTATCTTGTCTTTTCATAAATTTCTAAAACTAGATCCATCATGGAAATTAGTTATTGCAGGTAATGGAGAAGATAGTGGAAAATTAAAAAATTTAGTAAAAACTTTAAATATTACCAATAGTGTAGAATTCATTGGTTGGGTTGACACGAAGACAAATTTTGAATACTATTGTAAATCTAAGATATATGCATCAATACCTAATAGTGACTCTATATCTATTAGTCTTGTTGAATCTATAGCTTCCAATTGTATAGTTTTTGTATCAGATTTACCAGCAAATAGGGAAATTGTTACTTCAGATATAGGCTTTATAGTTAAGGACTTAGAAAATATAGACTTTGCATTATTTAAAACAATTAATAATCAATACTATCAAGATAGAAGAGATATTATAATTAAGCAATTTTCAAAAGAGCATAATAAATCTTTATATATAAGTTTATATGAGAATAGCAATCTTTAA
- a CDS encoding glycosyltransferase, protein MKILYLSDTDLDGTSGIAQKVLMQSNQWSKQGHNVSLISLESLSLFSLQGERLTEPKIDIKRRGWKIYVHLLLSTWRLKKILKTVDYDIVYMRYRLYSPFLKRTLGDHIRIVEINTDDINEYKFSSKLLYLYNKFFRNLFLQPVDGFVCVSHELQKKFEYLAKPSIVIANGINTDMYAFEPSTGSIRPSLVFIGSPNQKWHGVDKIIFLAEKLIEFDFHIIGMDGKNRPNLFFHGYLSTDKAKHFVKDQDIGIGTLSLYENKMTEASPLKTRQYFAHGLPVIYAYEDTDISEEEPFVLKLPNTKTNIEEHIREIRHFVLSAHHNSKFRQLARDFAEKTLDVSVKENQKIEFFDMILQSKDKWEV, encoded by the coding sequence ATGAAAATACTCTATTTGTCCGATACTGATCTTGATGGAACGTCAGGCATAGCTCAAAAAGTTTTGATGCAAAGCAATCAATGGTCAAAGCAGGGACATAATGTATCACTGATCTCATTAGAATCTCTTTCTCTTTTCTCTCTTCAGGGAGAGAGGCTTACGGAACCAAAGATAGATATAAAAAGAAGAGGGTGGAAGATATATGTCCATCTTCTTTTAAGTACTTGGCGATTAAAAAAGATATTGAAAACGGTTGACTATGATATTGTTTATATGCGGTATCGGCTCTATTCTCCCTTCTTAAAAAGAACATTGGGAGATCACATTAGAATTGTAGAGATCAATACAGATGACATTAATGAGTATAAGTTTTCTTCTAAACTTTTATACTTGTACAATAAATTTTTTCGTAATCTTTTTTTACAACCTGTAGATGGATTTGTATGTGTAAGCCATGAATTACAAAAGAAGTTTGAGTATCTTGCTAAACCATCTATTGTCATTGCAAATGGTATCAATACAGATATGTATGCATTTGAACCATCAACAGGTAGCATAAGGCCTTCATTAGTATTCATCGGCTCACCCAATCAAAAATGGCATGGTGTAGATAAAATCATTTTTCTAGCTGAAAAGCTCATAGAATTTGATTTTCATATCATTGGTATGGATGGGAAGAATAGGCCTAATCTTTTTTTTCATGGGTATCTCTCTACTGATAAAGCAAAGCATTTTGTTAAAGATCAAGATATAGGCATTGGCACGCTTTCTTTGTATGAAAACAAAATGACTGAAGCCAGCCCACTAAAAACAAGACAATACTTCGCTCATGGACTTCCTGTCATCTATGCTTATGAGGATACGGATATCAGTGAAGAAGAACCATTTGTTTTGAAACTTCCAAATACAAAAACAAATATAGAAGAGCATATCAGGGAGATTAGACACTTTGTGCTATCTGCTCATCATAATAGTAAATTTAGACAACTTGCAAGAGACTTTGCGGAGAAGACGTTAGATGTGTCAGTAAAAGAGAATCAAAAAATTGAGTTTTTTGATATGATATTGCAAAGTAAGGACAAGTGGGAAGTATGA